The Alicyclobacillus macrosporangiidus CPP55 genome segment CCCGTCTGCCTGCCCTGCAAAGGGCAGGCATATTTGCGTTTTTATAAGCCAAAACTACCCTCACGACATTTCCATGGAATTCACTGGAGGGAGAACGGGGCACTGATGAAGCGGAGGAGACGAGGATGGATCTGCGTGGGCGTGGCGTTGGCGATCGGCCTTTCCGCGCCTGCCGTTTGGCACACGCCGCATGAACCGTGGACGAATGTGGAGGCGTTCACACCGCGTGACCTTCGTTATGGCAGCGAAGGGTACGATGTGTACGAGTTGCAGAATCGCTTGGGTTATCTAGGGTACTACCATGGCCGCATCGACGGGATATTTGGATGGAAGACGTATTGGGCCGTGCGGAATTTCCAATACAACTTTGGCATGAAGGTCACCGGGATCGTGGATAGGAAGACGAAGATGAAACTGGTGGCGGCCAGCAGGGGATGGCACTACAGAGGCTCGTCGCAGGGTAACACCGGCCAGACCGGCGGCAGCAAGGCGGGCGCCGCAGCGAGAACCGCGCCGTCGGGGAACTCCCCGGGGCGGATGCCGTCGGTCCCCGGTCTCAGCCAGTCCGATGTCAATCTCCTGGCGCACGTGGTATACGCGGAGGCGCGCGGGGAGCCGTACCCCGGTCAGGTGGCTGTGGCGGCCGTGTGCCTCAACCGGCTGCACGATCCTCGCTTCCCCCACACCATCCCGGCCATCGTCTATCAACCGGGGGCGTTCACGTCAGTCCAGGATGGGCAGATCAATCTCGAACCGGACGCCACGGCGCGCAAGGCGGTACTCGATGCCGTGCACGGATGGGATCCGACCCACGGGGCGGTATACTACTTCAACCCAAACACGGCGACGAGCGGCTGGATCTGGTCCAGGCCACAGATCCTCAAAATCGGAAAACATATCTTCACCAA includes the following:
- the sleB gene encoding spore cortex-lytic enzyme, which translates into the protein MKRRRRGWICVGVALAIGLSAPAVWHTPHEPWTNVEAFTPRDLRYGSEGYDVYELQNRLGYLGYYHGRIDGIFGWKTYWAVRNFQYNFGMKVTGIVDRKTKMKLVAASRGWHYRGSSQGNTGQTGGSKAGAAARTAPSGNSPGRMPSVPGLSQSDVNLLAHVVYAEARGEPYPGQVAVAAVCLNRLHDPRFPHTIPAIVYQPGAFTSVQDGQINLEPDATARKAVLDAVHGWDPTHGAVYYFNPNTATSGWIWSRPQILKIGKHIFTK